DNA sequence from the Ignavibacteria bacterium genome:
TTTATTTTCCATAATCGGACTTTTTTCTATTCTTTCATTTTTGAAACCCGATTTTTCATTTTTGAAAGAACATCGTTTCATTTTTGAAAGATTGTATTTTTGTTAAAATGTTTCGTTTTTAGTTTATTTTTCCACAAAACAGGGCTATTTTTGCCCGTTTTTTCTTCGATACCCTGTTTAATATAGTTACGTATCTATTTTTAGTCATTTTCTTTTGTGCTTTTTTCCTCTTTTTCAAGGTCCAGAATGTAATCTTCTAAGGTTAAATTGCCCTTAATATTTACGTTATCGCTAAACATACCCAGGTGACGGCCCAAGTCAACAACGGAGCTCTTTTTATCAACCAGTTTTATTTTAATGCCGTCTTTCGTTTGCTGAATTTCCTGTATGCAATCCACAATTTCAGATGGGAGGTTATGGAGGTCTTTTAAGTAAATGCCGCCGTTCTTAATTTCAAAGTAATCGGTTATCTTAGCCTCGGAGAACCTTTTAAGTTTCGTTTTTACCCAG
Encoded proteins:
- a CDS encoding terminase small subunit; translation: MDKNKLSGKHKKFADLYLKDPQRNARKAYKAVYGAQIKDSTADVNASKLLKDTKVSEYIEAKEKKATEEVEVSVTWVKTKLKRFSEAKITDYFEIKNGGIYLKDLHNLPSEIVDCIQEIQQTKDGIKIKLVDKKSSVVDLGRHLGMFSDNVNIKGNLTLEDYILDLEKEEKSTKEND